The proteins below are encoded in one region of Pleuronectes platessa chromosome 14, fPlePla1.1, whole genome shotgun sequence:
- the akap17a gene encoding A-kinase anchor protein 17A isoform X1 produces MRKLHPVSHPWIYWAEVPHPSATMTTIVHDTTEALCLSTEYNLYLKPIAKITVSVALPQLKLPGKSISNWEVMERVKAMVAPEQFSALRISKSTMDFIRFEGEVENKTVVKSLLSRLDVKCIKLSGFTDVLKVRAVENKVDFPTRHDWDSFFRDAKDMNETMPGERPDTIHLEGLPCRWFNKKDSQFPDRPSEEVLISVFETFGKVRHVDIPMLDPYREEMLDKNFNTFSFGGHLNFMAYVQYQEYSGFTKAMDTLRGMKLMLKGDDGKAVACNIKVTFDTSKHLSELALKRRNLERMKLQELERQREEQKRREKEEEERRKEEERKHKEQEEEEKEKRKDERLRKREQKFQEKEQKRNVKKMRRQQEEEQKKLQMRIAMEERRLLLAQRNLESIRLIAELLAKSKALKQQQQEKERAEREEQERQEQAQQKEELARLQKLEACRRKQEEELRRVEVEKQRALELQRREKELREKLLCNMLKKRPPGTQDQDGPVPSEEVSAPGGTDAMLGALERVNGGKAAEGKEKRVSKSNEHAHVLGKNRSMHEKRGAQDKKKKKSKEGKKKKKEELGRSRYGREQARDQDHSHRERSSRSRERRSRRSQSNSRRRRSSSRHRRSSSRQKRSYSHNGSRKRSHSGRSTSSSGDRSRSSSGRSYSKGRSHRHRHRRNSRAGSRGSNTSNSRRCRRHSNSRDRSDSRRR; encoded by the exons ATGCGGAAGCTGCATCCAGTCTCTCATCCATGGATTTACTGGGCTGAA GTTCCCCACCCATCTGCAACTATGACGACCATCGTCCATGATACTACAGAGGCGTTGTGCCTCTCTACTGAATACAACCTGTACCTCAAGCCCATTGCCAAAATTACCGTCAGTGTGGCACTGCCCCAGCTCAAGCTTCCAGGCAAGAGCATCTCCAACTGGGAGGTAATGGAGAGGGTGAAGGCGATGGTGGCTCCGGAGCAGTTCTCAGCCCTCCGAATTTCCAAGAGCACCATGGACTTCATCCGCTTTGAGGGAGAGGTGGAGAACAAGACGGTGGTCAAGAGCCTGTTGAGCCGTCTGGATGTGAAGTGCATCAAACTCAGTGGATTTACTGATGTGCTGAAG GTTCGCGCAGTAGAGAATAAGGTGGACTTCCCCACACGTCACGACTGGGATTCATTTTTCCGCGACGCCAAGGACATGAATGAGACGATGCCGGGAGAGAGACCTGACACCATCCACCTGGAGGGGCTTCCTTGCCGCTGGTTCAACAAGAAGGACAGTCAGTTTCCCGACCGGCCCTCTGAAGAGGTCCTCATTTCTGTCTTTGAGACTTTTGGCAAG GTGCGACATGTTGACATCCCCATGCTGGACCCATACAGAGAGGAAATGCTGGACAAGAACTTCAATACATTCAGCTTCGGGGGTCACCTGAATTTCATGGCTTACGTTCAGTACCAGGAATATTCCGGCTTCACCAAGGCCATGGACACTCTGCGCGGCATGAAGCTGATGCTCAAAGGAGACGATGGGAAGGCGGTGGCTTGTAACATCAAG GTGACCTTCGACACCAGCAAGCACCTGAGTGAGTTAGCTCTGAAGAGGAGAAACCTGGAGAGGatgaagctgcaggagctggagcggcagagagaggagcagaaacgacgggagaaggaggaggaggagcgtcgtaaggaggaggagag GAAACACaaggagcaggaagaagaggagaaggagaagaggaaggacgaGAGGCTGCGGAAGCGAGAGCAGAAGtttcaggagaaggagcagaagcgGAACGTGAAGAAGATGAGGcgtcagcaggaggaggagcagaagaagctgcagatgaGGATTgcgatggaggagaggaggctccTGCTGGCTCAGCGCAACCTGGAATCTATACGGCTTATTGCTGAGTTGCTGGCCAAGTCCAAG gccctgaagcagcagcagcaggagaaagagagggctGAACGCGAGGAACAGGAAAGGCAGGAGCAGGCTCAGCAGAAGGAGGAATTAGCCCGACTTCAGAAGCTGGAAGCGTGCAGACGCAAGCAAGAGGAGGAGCTTCgcagggtggaggtggagaagcagCGAGCACTGGAGCTCCAGCGTAGAGAGAAGGAGCTAAGGGAGAAACTGCTTTGCAACATGTTGAAGAAGAGACCTCCAGGCACGCAGGACCAGGACGGCCCTGTACCGTCCGAGGAGGTCTCTGCTCCTGGCGGCACTGATGCGATGTTGGGGGCTCTGGAGCGGGTGAACGGAGGAAAGGCAGCTGAGGGCAAAGAGAAACGTGTGTCCAAATCAAATGAGCACGCCCATGTTTTAGGGAAAAACAGATCAATGCACGAGAAAAGAGGAGCgcaggacaagaagaagaagaagagcaaggagggaaagaagaagaagaaagaggagttGGGAAGGAGCAGGTACGGCAGGGAGCAAGCGAGGGACCAGGACCACTCCCACAGAGAGAGGAGTTCCCGCAgtagggagaggaggagcaggcgcTCCCAAAGCAatagcaggaggaggaggagctccagTCGTCACAGGAGGAGCTCCAGTCGCCAAAAAAGGAGCTACAGTCACAACGGCAGCAGGAAGCGTAGCCATAGCGGCAGGAGCACCAGCTCCAGTggagacaggagcaggagcagtagTGGGAGGAGTTACAGCAAGGGGAGGAGTCACAGACACCGTCACCGTAGAAACAGCCGAGCCGGTTCAAGGGGCAGCAACACAAGTAACAGTCGAAGATGCAGGAGACACAGCAACAGTAGAGACAGGAGCGATTCCAGACGACGCTAA
- the sowahca gene encoding ankyrin repeat domain-containing protein SOWAHC — translation MMAARCTERAVQEFVRERGGRVQQMELIDHFLSRSVAAVGEDVQPGEGVDREGLRRVVDSVGFVKVEDGVKFVCLHAEGSAEAVMREDGPERAECNGNIPQTAEHRGNGNPDNTHQTGVPSPPGADLDNDRQSNGNQQPAASSQVKLNTGPPTSAGRGEVKLRDRRRRESAPVIGMPDLDPAHPGWSLSQQVRGSRRVSKGSQRAMLTSCLSEDSTLEGLDPVGDINTPKGSRRNFIELMMSCSPQVRRSLINRGSRIRDSIRSDGDTISILSSATDEDCASVTLDPLEHEWMLCASDGLWESLQPLLAVEPSLVAKRDFVTGFTCLHWAAKQGKAELISQLLAFAKENATPVNVNVRSSAGYTPLHLAAMHGHTQVVRVLLSDWEADPEARDYSGRRAIQYLSPPLAANLHKEGLVTSPGAESDSENTNGGSSSGRGRGWRFVRVLQGNLNPLRLLNPPAEAAEEAGKTKGGIQRKSSLSRLNARLHRGRHRAQIIHSASFRDAGEVGRGEELPSTPLRTRPLSNLFG, via the exons ATGATGGCGGCGCGGTGCACGGAGCGAGCCGTGCAGGAGTtcgtgagggagagaggaggaagggtcCAACAGATGGAGCTGATCGATCATTTCCTATCACGGTCCGTGGCGGCGGTGGGGGAAGATGTCCAGCCGGGGGAAGGGGTGGACCGCGAGGGGCTGAGACGCGTCGTGGACAGCGTGGGCTTCGTGAAGGTGGAGGACGGTGTGAAATTCGTGTGTTTGCACGCGGAGGGCAGCGCGGAGGCGGTGATGCGTGAGGACGGACCCGAGCGGGCGGAGTGCAACGGGAACATCCCGCAGACAGCGGAGCACCGTGGGAACGGCAACCCTGACAACACGCACCAaacag GAGTTCCCAGTCCACCTGGTGCAGACCTGGACAATGACAGACAGTCAAATGGAAACCAGCAACCTGCAGCCTCCTCCCAGGTGAAGCTGAACACAGGCCCCCCGACGTCTGCTGGGAGAGGGGAGGTGAAGCTGAGGGACAGGAGGAGGCGGGAGTCGGCTCCGGTCATCGGGATGCCAGACCTGGACCCGGCTCACCCCGGGTGGTCCCTCAGCCAGCAGGTGAGAGGCTCACGGAGGGTTTCCAAAGGCTcccagagggccatgctgaccaGCTGCCTGTCAGAGGACAGCACCTTGGAGGGGCTGGACCCCGTCGGAGATATCAACACGCCCAAGGGAAGTCGCAGAAACTTCATAGAGCTGATGATGAGTTGCTCTCCACAG GTCCGGAGGTCCCTGATCAACCGCGGCTCTCGCATCCGGGACTCAATAAGAAGTGACGGAGACACGATATCAATCCTCTCCTCAGCCACTGACGAAGACTGTGCCTCGGTGACCCTGGACCCACTGGAGCACGAGTGGATGCTGTGCGCCTCAGACGGCCTGTGGGAAAGCCTGCAGCCCCTGCTCGCTGTCGAGCCCAGCCTCGTGGCCAAGAGAGACTTTGTGACGGGCTTCACCTGCCTCCACTGGGCGGCCAAGCAGGGCAAAGCCGAGCTGATCTCCCAGCTGCTGGCCTTCGCCAAGGAGAATGCTACACCTGTGAATGTGAACGTGAGGTCGAGTGCTGGATACACGCCGCTGCACCTGGCGGCcatgcacggacacacacag GTGGTTCGCGTATTGCTGTCAGACTGGGAGGCCGACCCCGAGGCTCGAGACTACAGTGGGAGGCGAGCCATCCAGTACCTCTCCCCACCGCTGGCCGCCAACCTGCACAAGGAGGGACTGGTCACCTCACCGGGGGCGGAGTCAGACAGTGAAAACACGAATGGCGGCAGTAGCAGCggaagggggcgtggctggaGGTTTGTCAGAGTCCTCCAGGGCAACCTGAACCCGCTGCGGCTGCTGAACCCCCCGGCCGAGGCGGCGGAGGAGGCCGGGAAGACTAAAGGGGGCATACAGAGGAAGTCGTCTCTGAGCCGGCTGAACGCCCGGCTGCACCGAGGGCGCCACAGGGCTCAGATCATCCACAGCGCCTCCTTCAGGGACGCGGGGGAGGTGGGGCGAGGGGAGGAGCTGCCCAGCACTCCCCTCCGCACCCGACCACTGTCCAACCTGTTTGGATGA
- the septin10 gene encoding septin 10 yields MASSDVARQPDKAVRPLGLDGHVGFDSLPDQLVNKSICQGFCFNILCIGETGIGKSTLMDTLFNTNFENFESSHFEPQVKLRAQTYDLQESNVRLRLTVVNTVGFGDQMNKQESYQPVVDYIDRQFESYLQEELKIKRSLHNYHDSRVHACLYFISPSGHSLKSLDLVTMKKLDSKVNIIPVIAKADTISKSELHKFKIKIMSELVSNGVQIYQFPLDDETVAKVNTTMNGHLPFAVVGSTEEVSVGNKMVKARQYPWGVVQVENENHCDFVKLREMLICVNMEDLREQTHTRHYELYRRCKLEEMGFKDTDPECKPVSLQQTYEAKRQEFLVELQRREDEMRQMFVQRVKEKEGELKEAERDLQSRFEQLKRLHADEKASLEEKKRHLDDDQSSFSKRRAAAHLLQAQSLTVNGKKDKDRKNSGFM; encoded by the exons ATGGCTTCCTCGGATGTTGCTCGGCAGCCG GATAAAGCAGTCCGACCCCTGGGACTGGATGGCCATGTGGGTTTTGACAGCCTTCCAGATCAGCTCGTCAACAAGTCCATCTGCCAGGGCTTCTGCTTCAATATTCTCTGCATCG GTGAGACCGGTATTGGAAAGTCCACTCTCATGGACACTCTATTCAATACCAACTTTGAGAACTTTGAGTCGTCCCACTTTGAGCCTCAGGTGAAGCTGAGGGCTCAGACCTACGACCTGCAGGAGAGTAATGTCAGACTGCGCCTCACTGTGGTCAACACCGTCGGCTTCGGAGACCAAATGAACAAGCAAGAGAG CTATCAGCCGGTGGTGGACTACATCGACCGACAGTTTGAGAGCTATCTGCAGGAGGAGCTAAAGATCAAGCGCTCTCTGCACAACTACCATGACTCGCGCGTCCATGCCTGCCTTTACTTCATCTCCCCCTCAGGTCATTCCCTCAAATCCCTGGACCTGGTCACAATGAAGAAATTAGACAGCAAG GTGAACATCATCCCTGTCATCGCCAAAGCTGACACCATCAGTAAGAGCGAGCTGCATAAGTTCAAGATTAAAATCATGAGTGAGCTGGTGAGCAACGGCGTCCAGATCTACCAGTTCCCTCTGGATGATGAGACCGTGGCCAAAGTCAACACTACTATGAAT GGTCATTTGCCATTTGCTGTTGTCGGCAGCACAGAAGAAGTCAGCGTTGGCAATAAGATGGTGAAGGCTCGTCAGTATCCCTGGGGTGTAGTTCAAG tggagAACGAGAATCACTGCGACTTTGTGAAGCTGAGGGAGATGCTGATCTGTGTAAACATGGAGGACCTcagagaacagacacacactagacACTACGAGCTCTACAGACGCTGCAAACTGGAGGAAATGGGTTTCAAAGACACAGACCCAGAGTGCAAACCTGTCAG tttgCAGCAGACTTACGAGGCCAAGCGACAGGAGttcctggtggagctgcagaggagagaggatgaaaTGAGGCAGATGTTTGTGCAGCgggtgaaggagaaggagggcgaGCTGAAGGAGGCGGAGAGAGAT ctTCAGAGCCGCTTTGAGCAGCTGAAGCGCCTCCACGCAGATGAGAAAGcctccctggaggagaagaagagacacCTCGATGAcgaccagagctccttcagtAAGAGACGAGCTGCTGCTCACCTCCTGCAGGCCCAGAGTCTCACTGTCAACGGCAAGAAGGACAAGGACCGCAAGAA TTCCGGCTTCATGTGA
- the akap17a gene encoding A-kinase anchor protein 17A isoform X2 has protein sequence MSVPHPSATMTTIVHDTTEALCLSTEYNLYLKPIAKITVSVALPQLKLPGKSISNWEVMERVKAMVAPEQFSALRISKSTMDFIRFEGEVENKTVVKSLLSRLDVKCIKLSGFTDVLKVRAVENKVDFPTRHDWDSFFRDAKDMNETMPGERPDTIHLEGLPCRWFNKKDSQFPDRPSEEVLISVFETFGKVRHVDIPMLDPYREEMLDKNFNTFSFGGHLNFMAYVQYQEYSGFTKAMDTLRGMKLMLKGDDGKAVACNIKVTFDTSKHLSELALKRRNLERMKLQELERQREEQKRREKEEEERRKEEERKHKEQEEEEKEKRKDERLRKREQKFQEKEQKRNVKKMRRQQEEEQKKLQMRIAMEERRLLLAQRNLESIRLIAELLAKSKALKQQQQEKERAEREEQERQEQAQQKEELARLQKLEACRRKQEEELRRVEVEKQRALELQRREKELREKLLCNMLKKRPPGTQDQDGPVPSEEVSAPGGTDAMLGALERVNGGKAAEGKEKRVSKSNEHAHVLGKNRSMHEKRGAQDKKKKKSKEGKKKKKEELGRSRYGREQARDQDHSHRERSSRSRERRSRRSQSNSRRRRSSSRHRRSSSRQKRSYSHNGSRKRSHSGRSTSSSGDRSRSSSGRSYSKGRSHRHRHRRNSRAGSRGSNTSNSRRCRRHSNSRDRSDSRRR, from the exons ATGTCT GTTCCCCACCCATCTGCAACTATGACGACCATCGTCCATGATACTACAGAGGCGTTGTGCCTCTCTACTGAATACAACCTGTACCTCAAGCCCATTGCCAAAATTACCGTCAGTGTGGCACTGCCCCAGCTCAAGCTTCCAGGCAAGAGCATCTCCAACTGGGAGGTAATGGAGAGGGTGAAGGCGATGGTGGCTCCGGAGCAGTTCTCAGCCCTCCGAATTTCCAAGAGCACCATGGACTTCATCCGCTTTGAGGGAGAGGTGGAGAACAAGACGGTGGTCAAGAGCCTGTTGAGCCGTCTGGATGTGAAGTGCATCAAACTCAGTGGATTTACTGATGTGCTGAAG GTTCGCGCAGTAGAGAATAAGGTGGACTTCCCCACACGTCACGACTGGGATTCATTTTTCCGCGACGCCAAGGACATGAATGAGACGATGCCGGGAGAGAGACCTGACACCATCCACCTGGAGGGGCTTCCTTGCCGCTGGTTCAACAAGAAGGACAGTCAGTTTCCCGACCGGCCCTCTGAAGAGGTCCTCATTTCTGTCTTTGAGACTTTTGGCAAG GTGCGACATGTTGACATCCCCATGCTGGACCCATACAGAGAGGAAATGCTGGACAAGAACTTCAATACATTCAGCTTCGGGGGTCACCTGAATTTCATGGCTTACGTTCAGTACCAGGAATATTCCGGCTTCACCAAGGCCATGGACACTCTGCGCGGCATGAAGCTGATGCTCAAAGGAGACGATGGGAAGGCGGTGGCTTGTAACATCAAG GTGACCTTCGACACCAGCAAGCACCTGAGTGAGTTAGCTCTGAAGAGGAGAAACCTGGAGAGGatgaagctgcaggagctggagcggcagagagaggagcagaaacgacgggagaaggaggaggaggagcgtcgtaaggaggaggagag GAAACACaaggagcaggaagaagaggagaaggagaagaggaaggacgaGAGGCTGCGGAAGCGAGAGCAGAAGtttcaggagaaggagcagaagcgGAACGTGAAGAAGATGAGGcgtcagcaggaggaggagcagaagaagctgcagatgaGGATTgcgatggaggagaggaggctccTGCTGGCTCAGCGCAACCTGGAATCTATACGGCTTATTGCTGAGTTGCTGGCCAAGTCCAAG gccctgaagcagcagcagcaggagaaagagagggctGAACGCGAGGAACAGGAAAGGCAGGAGCAGGCTCAGCAGAAGGAGGAATTAGCCCGACTTCAGAAGCTGGAAGCGTGCAGACGCAAGCAAGAGGAGGAGCTTCgcagggtggaggtggagaagcagCGAGCACTGGAGCTCCAGCGTAGAGAGAAGGAGCTAAGGGAGAAACTGCTTTGCAACATGTTGAAGAAGAGACCTCCAGGCACGCAGGACCAGGACGGCCCTGTACCGTCCGAGGAGGTCTCTGCTCCTGGCGGCACTGATGCGATGTTGGGGGCTCTGGAGCGGGTGAACGGAGGAAAGGCAGCTGAGGGCAAAGAGAAACGTGTGTCCAAATCAAATGAGCACGCCCATGTTTTAGGGAAAAACAGATCAATGCACGAGAAAAGAGGAGCgcaggacaagaagaagaagaagagcaaggagggaaagaagaagaagaaagaggagttGGGAAGGAGCAGGTACGGCAGGGAGCAAGCGAGGGACCAGGACCACTCCCACAGAGAGAGGAGTTCCCGCAgtagggagaggaggagcaggcgcTCCCAAAGCAatagcaggaggaggaggagctccagTCGTCACAGGAGGAGCTCCAGTCGCCAAAAAAGGAGCTACAGTCACAACGGCAGCAGGAAGCGTAGCCATAGCGGCAGGAGCACCAGCTCCAGTggagacaggagcaggagcagtagTGGGAGGAGTTACAGCAAGGGGAGGAGTCACAGACACCGTCACCGTAGAAACAGCCGAGCCGGTTCAAGGGGCAGCAACACAAGTAACAGTCGAAGATGCAGGAGACACAGCAACAGTAGAGACAGGAGCGATTCCAGACGACGCTAA